One region of Wyeomyia smithii strain HCP4-BCI-WySm-NY-G18 chromosome 3, ASM2978416v1, whole genome shotgun sequence genomic DNA includes:
- the LOC129732157 gene encoding uncharacterized protein LOC129732157, whose product MNSTSVTSRQILLALALLLCVVKLTSGRPQNAIDSQDAPEMNMSELRKLYANYNPYISTNQLDDYGLDRLQLQLLAQYAQNNAIGNGGGWDQLYRAPEMKRQIRYRQCYFNPISCFKK is encoded by the exons ATGAACTCTACGAGTGTGACCTCGAGGCAAATTCTGCTGGCTCTAGCGCTGCTTCTGTGTGTGGTCAAATTAACTTCAGGGCGACCGCAAAACGCAATCGACAGCCAG GATGCTCCCGAGATGAACATGAGCGAGCTGCGAAAATTGTACGCAAACTACAACCCCTATATATCTACTAATCAACTGGATGACTACGGACTGGACCGGTTACAGCTTCAGCTGCTGGCCCAGTACGCACAAAACAA TGCCATCGGCAATGGAGGTGGCTGGGACCAGCTGTACCGGGCTCCGGAAATGAAACGTCAAATCCGGTATCGTCAGTGTTACTTCAACCCAATCTCCTGCTTcaaaaagtaa